The genome window TATACCGAAGGGCAAAGCATTGACTACACCGACCAAAATTTCCAGGGTAATTTAAGTTCGATAATGGCCTTTTATGCTTATGTTATAGTAGGTATGGATTATGATTCGTTCTCAAAATTGGGTGGCACGCCTTACTTTGCGGCAGCACAAACGGTAGTAACTAACGCGCAAACGTCTTCAAATAAAGGTTGGAAAGCATTTGACGGAAACAACAACCGCTATTGGCTGGCCGAAAACCTGAATAGCAAACTTTACCAGCCGTTACGCGAATTTGTGTACGACTACCACAGAAATGGGCTCGACCAGATGTCAGACAACGTGAATAATGGCCGAAAAGCTATTTCAGACCTGTTACCCACTCTGGCACAAGTTGACCGGCAGCGCCTTGGCAGCATGTTCCCGCTGGTATTTTTCACAGCAAAAAGCGATGAATTTGTCTCCATTTTTTCCAAAGCCGATCCGCAAGACCGCGTAAAAGCCATGAATATCCTCAGCCAGGCAGACCCTGCAAACGGGCTTAAATACCGGGCCCTACAGAAGTAATAGCAGTTATAAGCAACTTCATATTTAACGATTTTATCGTTGATAGCCGAAAAGCTGTATCGCTTAAAAGTCTGTCATTTTTTAAATTTTTCTGCAACATTCTCTTCTCCCCACGCGTCTTTTCAAAAAAAGTTCACGAATAATTTGCAAATACGAAATCTATCGTACATCTTTGTACGAAGATATTCGTACAACTATTTAAAATGGAAATAAAACCAACGGAAAGCGAGCTTGAAATATTACAGGTGATTTGGAAAAAAGGCCAGTGTACCGTGCGCGATGTGCATGAGGAATTAGCAAAAAATAAAGATGCCGGCTATACTACCACTTTAAAATTGATGCAGATAATGCATGACAAGGGTTTGGTAGAGCGCGATACATCTGCAAAAACGCATTTGTATAAAGCACTGATCACCCGCGAACAGGCCCAGCAAACCGCCATTGATAAAATTATATCAACTGTATTTAAGGGGTCAACGTCCGACCTGGTGATCCAGGCGCTTGGCCATCACCGGGCATCAAAAGACGAAATTGATGCTATAAAGGACTATTTGAAACAGTTTGAGGGGAAGTGATTAGAGATTAGAAAAAAACAGGTAATAAATCATAAAAAGTAAACGACTCGAGCCACGGGATAGCAACCAATCTCTAACCTCTAGTCTCTAATTAACTAAAACAATGCAAACTATATTGTACAACATAAGCCAGATTTTAGGCATCACCATTATCCACTCGCTGTGGCAGGGGTTGCTGGTGTACTTTATTTTAAGGATAGCTTTTGCCGGCATCAACTCTTTAACAGCCGTAAAAAAATACAACCTGGCTATTGCTGCCATGCTCACCATATTGGTATGCTTTGTTTATACTTTATTTACCGAGTTCAGGGCGTACAACTGGGTTACCATAAAACCCGGTAATGCGTTACCATTGCTTCCTTATTTAAATTTGCCTGCTAATTCATATTACCAACAAAACTGGTACTATGCTATTTCGCGGTACCTGCCTTTTATATCAGCCATATACTTTACAGGCCTAACTATAAATATCGCCCGGCTCGCTACAGAATGGAATAAAATAAGGCAAATAAAGCTATCTGTACTACCGGCCGGACAGCTACAGCAGTTAACAACTATCTATGCAAAAAAGCTTAATATCAGTAAACACGTCCAAGTAAAATTCAGTGGACTGGTGGATGTACCCTGTGTATTTGGCTATATTAAACCCCTGATACTTTTACCTGTTACCATATGCGTCAATTTATCGGCCGATGAAGTTGAAGCTATTTTATTACACGAGCTTTCGCATATAAAACGCAACGACTACCTCGTAAATCTGCTGCAGCAGTTTATTACGGTACTACTTTTCTTTAACCCTTTTACCCAATTAATTAACAGAATTATAAATCAGGAAAGAGAAAACAGCTGCGACGACCTCGTTGTCGAAAAAACCGGCGAACCTTTAATATATGCACAGGCTTTAATAAAGCTTGAGGAAACCAGGGGCTCAAACCTGCAACTGGCGCTGGCAGCTACCGGGCAAAAATTCCACCTTTTAAACAGAATTGAAAGAATTATGAAAACTCAAAAACACATTGGCAGCATCCGTCATTTAATTATAGCATTGTTTTTACTGGCCGGTACGGTTAGCTGTATTGCCTGGTTTAATCCGAAAACCACTAGTGGTAAAACCACAATCGCAGCTGTAAAATCATCTTTAACAAGTGATATCAAATTTATAGCACTTTCTTCTTCATTTGATTCTACCCAGCATTTATTGCTTGTTGATACTATAAAAAATAAACACAACAGAAAACTTGCTGCCAAGAGCAAAAAAACAAAAGCCGAAAAAACTGCAAAAACCAACGAAGATGAGTTTTTTGGAGAAAATTATGATGGTGATAGTGATGCTCCTGATTCGGTAAAAAGATTTTTCAACAGCCCGCAATGGAAAAATCAAATGGAAGCCATCCGCAAACAAAGTGATGAAATGAAGAAACATTTCAATAGCCCTGAATGGAAGGCCCAGGTACAGCAGATGAAAAAGCAGGGAGAGTTGATGAAAAAGCAATTCGACAGCCCCGAATGGAAAACCCAAATGCTTGCAATGAAGAAACAGGGTGAAGAAATGAGAAAACATTTTGACAGCCCTGAATGGAAAAACCAGATGGAGCAAATAAAAAAACAGAGCGAACTGATGAAAAGACAGTTCGATAGCCCCGAATGGAAAAACCAGATGGAGCAAATAAAAAAACAGAGCGAACTGATGAAAAAACAGTTCGATAGCCCCGAATGGAAAAACCAGATGGAGCAAATAAAAAAACAGAGCGAACTGATGAAAAAACAGTTCGATAGCCCCGAATGGAAAAACCAGATGGAGCAAATAAAAAAACAGAGCGACCTGATGAAAAAACAGTTCGACAGCCCTGAATGGAAAAACCAGATGGAGCAGGTAAAGAAGCAAGGCGAGCTGATGAAAAAACAGTTTGACAGCCCCGAGTGGAAAAGCCAAATGGAACAAATGAAGAAACAAGCCGAGCTGATGAAAAAACAGTTTAACAGCCCTGAATGGAGAAAGAACATGAAAGGCAAAAAATGGATCTTAAAAGATTCGGTTGGCGGAATAAAAACCTATGAGCCAAAGGATACCGATGAAAAGAATGATCAGACTGTTAAAGAAGACCAGAAATAACCAGGATAACATTTACGCTGAGCTTTAATACAATGCAAAATATTTTGTACAACATCAGCCAGGTTTTGGGGATCACGATAATCCATTCATTATGGCAAGGCTTGCTGATATATTTTGTGCTTAGGCTAGCGTTAATGTTTTCGGGAAAATTGTCTGCTTCAAAAAAGTATCTGTTCGCAGCAGTAAGCCTGTTAGCTATAACCGGTTGGTTTTGCTACACGTTTATAAACCAGATAAATATTTACAACTGGTTGGCTATAGCGCCTTCAAAGCTACCCATATTGCCGCTGCTTGCTGAGTTGCCGTCGGGCATCGGCCAGTTTAGCGATCAAAGCGTACGCTATTTTTATAGTATTGAAGAATATCTTCCCTACATAGCAACTGCATATGTTATCGGTTTGTTGTTCAACACCGGCAGGCTTATTTGAGCCCATAAAAAAACAAACGCTATAAAGCAAAATATAGGCAGTGATGCTGCCCTCCAGCATACTGTAAATAAGTTTACGAAGGTGTTTAATATCCCAAAAAATGTAAAGGTAGGTTTAAGTAAACTGGTTGATGTGCCCTGTATGGTTGGCTATTTTAAACCCGTCATCCTGTTACCATTTGCTTTAACAACCTATCTGTCAACAGATGAAATTGAGGCCATACTATTACATGAGCTGGCCCATATTAAACGTAATGACTACCTCATAAATACGCTGCAGCAGGTTATTTCAGTGCTGCTATTCTTTAATCCATGTGCCCTGCTTATCAATAAGATAATAAACGAAGAACGTGAGAATTGCTGCGACGACCTGGTTGTAAAGGCCACCGCAGACCCGATCACCTACGCAAAGGCTTTATTAAAGCTGGAGCAAACCCGCCAAAACGACTGGCAGCTAGCGCTGGCCGCAACAGGCAACAAGTACCAATTATTAAACAGAATTGAAAGAATCATGAAAACTAAAAAACAACCACCAAGCCTGCGTCCAACATTGTTGGTCGTGCTTATATTAACCATTGGCATAGGCGCCATGGCGCTGCTTAACCCCGAAATAGCGCAAGGGAAAATATCTATAAAAGCAGTAACTCCAATAATTAACAATATACTGGCGGATACCGGCCGGAAGGCCGCGGTGAAAAAATCAGCGCATTTAAGGCAAACATACGCTGTAAAAAAATCAACCCACACCATTAACACCAATGGGAATGTTATCGGCACGGATAGTTACGCTGATGAAAATGGCGACAAAAAGCTTGATGCCTTAAACGCAGAAATACAAAAACATTCAAAGGCAGTTACCCAATATTATCAGAGCGATGCTTTCAAGCAAACCCAACACGATCTGGAACAGGATGGTAAACAGGTACAGGATTTTTATAGCCGTCCTGAGCTGAAAAAACTTCAGGATGAGTTGTCAGCGGCCAGCAGAAATTATTCGAAAAACTTTGGAGAGAACGACAAGATGAAAGCCATAACCAACCAAATGAGTGAAAAAGGCCGCCAGATTAGCGCTTATTACAGCACACCGGAGTTTAAAAAACTGAACAATGATTTGAAAAAGAAGTACGGGATCCCGGACAACTATAATTACGACGACCGTGACCGCGAAAGTTCTAATTATAAAAAATACCAGACTGAACTGGAAACGCATATTCCTGCCAGTGTTAAAACAACACAGGACGAGCTTAAAAAAATGGGAGAACAAGTAAGCGCTCACTATGAGTCACCGGAATTTAAGGCGCAAAACCTACGGATCCAAATGTTGGGCGATAGTTTAAGAAACGCTTACAACAACCCCGAAGTAAAAGAAAAACAAAAGGAAATGGAACGATTGGGCCGCCAAATGGACCAGCTGCAAAATAATCCCGAGATTAAGAATGAACAACGGCTACTGGAACAGGCAATAAAAAAGATGACTGCTTACATTAACGGCCCTGAATACCGCAAATATCTTAAATCAAAAATGAACTTTAGTTTTGATTTTAACTATAATGACGGCGATAACAGATCGGAAAAGTTAGAAAAAGCTGATAAACAGGACCGGCACGAAAAAATTCAAAAAGCCGATAAAGCTGAAAGAAAAGAAAAGGCAGATAAATCAGAATCGTCAGATGATCTTTAATAAGTTCAATCTCTTGTTTGTCCATAAGTAACAATTGAAAAGCCTGCCAACCCCTTTCGTTTAAAGATGGAAGGGGTTTCCTTATTTAAAACGCATTCAGCAACCGCAACCTGTTAAACAAACAAAATGTTAAAAAAACAAGTCGTCAGGTGGCCACCTCCATCTCACTTAATCAAACAAAACCCTTAATTTAGTACCTTCAAAAACAGGGGTACTTTTTTATGCTTCAGAAGCTCAGTATTAGTAATTACGCTTTAATTGACAACCTTGAGATCAGTTTCGATGGTGGTTTAAATATCCTTACAGGGGAAACCGGCGCAGGTAAATCGATCATCTTAGGTGCGCTTTCGCTTATTTTAGGCC of Mucilaginibacter xinganensis contains these proteins:
- the porD gene encoding type IX secretion system protein PorD: MKALSIYILLACLGFKAIAQDLNARIQVVSPKIQSTNKRIFQQLETAMKDFLNGRKWSADVILPAERIDCTFILNITSWDGSSAFSGELQVQSSRPVFGATYTSTLLNVNDKDVDFTYTEGQSIDYTDQNFQGNLSSIMAFYAYVIVGMDYDSFSKLGGTPYFAAAQTVVTNAQTSSNKGWKAFDGNNNRYWLAENLNSKLYQPLREFVYDYHRNGLDQMSDNVNNGRKAISDLLPTLAQVDRQRLGSMFPLVFFTAKSDEFVSIFSKADPQDRVKAMNILSQADPANGLKYRALQK
- a CDS encoding BlaI/MecI/CopY family transcriptional regulator, translating into MEIKPTESELEILQVIWKKGQCTVRDVHEELAKNKDAGYTTTLKLMQIMHDKGLVERDTSAKTHLYKALITREQAQQTAIDKIISTVFKGSTSDLVIQALGHHRASKDEIDAIKDYLKQFEGK
- a CDS encoding M56 family metallopeptidase, producing the protein MQTILYNISQILGITIIHSLWQGLLVYFILRIAFAGINSLTAVKKYNLAIAAMLTILVCFVYTLFTEFRAYNWVTIKPGNALPLLPYLNLPANSYYQQNWYYAISRYLPFISAIYFTGLTINIARLATEWNKIRQIKLSVLPAGQLQQLTTIYAKKLNISKHVQVKFSGLVDVPCVFGYIKPLILLPVTICVNLSADEVEAILLHELSHIKRNDYLVNLLQQFITVLLFFNPFTQLINRIINQERENSCDDLVVEKTGEPLIYAQALIKLEETRGSNLQLALAATGQKFHLLNRIERIMKTQKHIGSIRHLIIALFLLAGTVSCIAWFNPKTTSGKTTIAAVKSSLTSDIKFIALSSSFDSTQHLLLVDTIKNKHNRKLAAKSKKTKAEKTAKTNEDEFFGENYDGDSDAPDSVKRFFNSPQWKNQMEAIRKQSDEMKKHFNSPEWKAQVQQMKKQGELMKKQFDSPEWKTQMLAMKKQGEEMRKHFDSPEWKNQMEQIKKQSELMKRQFDSPEWKNQMEQIKKQSELMKKQFDSPEWKNQMEQIKKQSELMKKQFDSPEWKNQMEQIKKQSDLMKKQFDSPEWKNQMEQVKKQGELMKKQFDSPEWKSQMEQMKKQAELMKKQFNSPEWRKNMKGKKWILKDSVGGIKTYEPKDTDEKNDQTVKEDQK
- a CDS encoding M56 family metallopeptidase; amino-acid sequence: MGSDAALQHTVNKFTKVFNIPKNVKVGLSKLVDVPCMVGYFKPVILLPFALTTYLSTDEIEAILLHELAHIKRNDYLINTLQQVISVLLFFNPCALLINKIINEERENCCDDLVVKATADPITYAKALLKLEQTRQNDWQLALAATGNKYQLLNRIERIMKTKKQPPSLRPTLLVVLILTIGIGAMALLNPEIAQGKISIKAVTPIINNILADTGRKAAVKKSAHLRQTYAVKKSTHTINTNGNVIGTDSYADENGDKKLDALNAEIQKHSKAVTQYYQSDAFKQTQHDLEQDGKQVQDFYSRPELKKLQDELSAASRNYSKNFGENDKMKAITNQMSEKGRQISAYYSTPEFKKLNNDLKKKYGIPDNYNYDDRDRESSNYKKYQTELETHIPASVKTTQDELKKMGEQVSAHYESPEFKAQNLRIQMLGDSLRNAYNNPEVKEKQKEMERLGRQMDQLQNNPEIKNEQRLLEQAIKKMTAYINGPEYRKYLKSKMNFSFDFNYNDGDNRSEKLEKADKQDRHEKIQKADKAERKEKADKSESSDDL